The genomic stretch CAGGGATTGTCGCCGAGGAAAACAATGGGGCCAAAGCGCAGGAATCGGTCGACAGGGACAGTTTCAGACGTCGGATCAAAAAGAATCCTGAACTGAACGGTGTATCGGTAGGAAATGAATTTGACGTCCCGTGCTTGCGACCTTACGCAATAGTAATTATTGTACTTTTTCGGGGCTGCTTAACCGTTCGGATCCTTTGGGTAAGCGTTAATAATCCGAGAAGTCTAGCAGCCTCATTATATTCATCAAGCGATTTAAGTGTCCAATAGTTGGTTCTGGGCCAAAGAAAAATCATCTGAGGAAAATTATGTCGGAAAAAGTTGAATGTTCATCTGATGCGACGTGCGGAACTTGCGGCTCAGCCTCAAGTTGCGATTCAGCCGCCCAAGCGAAACATGCCGAAGAAATTTTGCAGACCACGCTTTCAAAAATAAAATATCGTATAGCCGTTATGAGCGGGAAAGGTGGAGTAGGCAAATCTACCGTGGCCGTCAACCTTGCGGTGGCATTAGCAAGGTCGGGAAGATCCGTAGGCCTTTTTGACGCTGATGTCCATGGGCCCAACGTCCCCAAGATGCTGGGTCTGAACGCCTCTGTTCCCAGTATGGGACCAAACGGACTTGTTCCAGTCCAGGCCGGTGAGAATCTCAAGGTAATATCAATGGCGTTCATGTTGGACAACCCCGATACTCCGGTTGTCTGGAGAGGACCGATGAAACATTCGCTGTTTCAACAATTTCTTTCCGATGTAGACTGGGGACCCCTGGATTATCTGGTTGTTGATCTGCCACCGGGGACCGGAGATGAACCATTGAGTATCGCACAGTTACTAGGACAACCGCTGTGGGCGATCATAGTAACCACGCCTCAGGAGGTGGCCCTTCTAGATTCAAGGAAATCCGTGATCTTCGCACGAACCCTTGAAATGAAGACGCTCGGCATAGTTGAAAACATGAGCGGATTGGTATGCCCGCATTGTAAAGGCGTCGTGGATTTGTTCAAGACGGGTGGAGGCGCCAAAGCCGCTACTGAACTTGGTGTGCCTCTTCTTGGAGTAATTCCTATTGATCCCCAGATTGTTACCGGTGGTGACGCCGGCATCACTATTGAATCCGCGGATCCTACGGGGTCGTCGGCAGAAGCTTTCAGAGAATTGGCGAGAAAAGTTGAGACAGAGATATGGCGAGGATGATTTATAGAGTTATATCTCGAGCAATTTACCGAAGCACGGTAATACTAAAAAATAATTCGGATTTATAAGGAGTAGTAAAATGGCAAGAGAAAGTGTCGCTGTTCCATCCATGAACCCTGGCGGACTAGACGCCCCTCGATCAGGCCACTTTGGGCATTGTGATGTGTTCACGCTTGTTCATGTCGAAGATGGAGCGATTAAGGAAGTCTCCATAGTCGAAAACCCCCCGCATGTTCAAGGTGGTTGTTTTGCCCCAGTAAACACCCTACATCAAAGCGGAGCAAATGCTCTTATTGTAGGCGGCATTGGCATGCGCCCGCTGATGGGATTCAAAGAGGTTGGAATCGACGTTTACTATGGACCTGAAGGTGAAACCGTCGGATCGGTGATAGGTCAATTACTTGAGGGCAAATTGCAGATAATTGCGCCTAACCAGGTTTGTGGCGGCGGTGGAGCGTGACGCTCCCAGGGAGTAAAAATGAAAATAGCTGTGACATCTACGGGGAAAACAATTGAATCCTCGATTGATCCGCGTTTCGGACGGGCCCCGTTCATTCTCATAGTGGATGACGATTGCAACTTGATTGAGGCAATTGACAATTCTACTAATGTAAACGCTATGCGGGGAGCTGGAATTCAGGCTGCAAAGACGATCGCCGACAGAAAAGTTGACCTACTTTTGACTGGTCGTTGCGGTCCTAATGCGTTTACGACCCTGGAAGCCGCCGGCATCAAAGTTGGCGTCGAACAATCGGGAACAGTTCGTGAGGCTGTTGAACGACTGAAGAGAAATGACGTGCCGCTTGCCGACAAACCTAACGCTGAGGCTCACTGGTAAGTCCTAAAGGAATTTTCAATCATGATTGTAGCGGTTGCGAGCGGAAAGGGAGGCACTGGCAAGACGACAGTGGCTACCAGCCTTGCGATGGTTCTCGGGAATCGAGCCCAAATATTGGATTGTGACGTTGAGGAACCCAACTGCCACATCTTGCTTAAACCTACCATTCTGACGACTGATGCGGTGAATTTGCCAGTACCGTCAGTGGATCTTCAAAAATGTACTTTATGCGGGAAATGCGGTGAAGTTTGCCAATTTAGCGCTATAGTGCCAATAGGAAAAACTGTCATCGCGTTCCCGGAACTTTGTCATGGGTGTGGGGCTTGTTCAATGTTATGTCCTGAGAAGGCCATTCAGGAAGTCCCCAGAAATTTGGGAGTAGTTGAAACCGGAATGGCAGGACCTCTGGAATTCGTACAGGGGCGAATTAGAATTGGGGAAGCAATGGCTCCTCCTCTGATAAGAGCGGTAAAAACCCAAATCAGCGGCGATAAGTTCGCCATTCTTGACGCGCCCCCTGGAGCTTCATGTCCAGTCATAACGACGGTGAAGGGATCCGATTTCGTAATCATGGTAACTGAACCAACACCGTTTGGTCTTAACGATCTTGAAATCGCGGTCGAGGCTATCCAAGGGTTAGGCATTCCCATGGGGATAGTCATCAACAGATCTGACATAGGTGACTCTGGTGTCAAGGATTTTTGCCGGAATAAAGGCCTTCCATTGTTAATGGAAATCCCCCATCATCGGAGAATAGCGGAAGGCTATGCCAAAGGAGCGCCTTTGATTGAATCGATGCCTGAGTATGCTGATAAATTCAAAAAACTGACGGATGATATTTCAATGATTATTGGTATACCGTCGAAAGGGTCCAGTTTGTAAACCAATGAAGGAAGTAACCGTAATTAGTGGTAAAGGCGGAACGGGCAAAACTTCAATTACGGCCTCATTCGCTTTTCTGGCTAAAAATAGAGTCTTGGCTGATTGTGACGTGGATGCGGCGGACCTTCATGTTGTGACCCAACCGGAAATAATCCATCAGGAGGATTTTTTCGGAGGCAAAAAGGCCGTAATAGACCTCGACAAATGTTCACTTTGCGGGATTTGTAAAGAAAATTGCAGATACAGCGCCATTAGCTCAAGCTTTGTTGTTGATCAAACCGCTTGTGAAGGTTGCGCTCTGTGCCATTATCTTTGTCCTGAATCCGCAATCGCAATGAAAGAGACTCTCAACGGCAAATGGTTCATTTCGAACACGCGCTTCGGACCTATGGTTCATGCCAACCTTATTCCTGGTGAGGAGAATTCCGGAAAACTTGTGGCCCTCGTTCGAAATCAGGCAAAAATGATAGCTGAAGAGCGAAATATGGACATAGTAATTGTGGATGGAGCCCCAGGCGTGGGCTGTCCCGTAATTTCATCCATCACTGGAGTTGACCACGTTTTAGTAGTCACGGAACCGACTATGTCCGGATTGCATGACATGAAAAGGGCGGCGGAACTCGTCAGAAACTTTAATATCCCTATTTCATTGGTAATCAACAAATGGGACATCCATCCCGGCATGACCTTGAAAATCGAGGAGTTCGCCAAATCCGAGAACATCTCATTGGCTGGAAAAATACCTTATGATAGGGCTGTCACAGATTCAATGGTTAGACGGAGAACAGTTGTTGAGGAAGGACCCGGCCCGGCCAGTGACGCGATCGTTGAAGTGTGGGAAAATTTAAATCAGCGCATTTGGCAATAGGCAGAGGTTCAGCAATGGGAAGAGAACTTTTGGAGAACGACGTAAAAACAGCGCTCACGAAAATTATTGACCCGGAGACTCGGCTTAGCATAATGCGTATGGGCATTATCAAGGGAGTTTCAGTAAATGATATTGGCGCTGTGACTGTGATTTTCCGACCATCATCGCCAAATTGTCCTATGGCGTATGCTTTGGCGGGAGCGATAAAAAACACAATTGAGTCTATCCCAGGGGTCAAATCCCTGTTTATCAGTGTAGAAAATTTTTCAAAGGCCAAACATCTCGAGGAAGTCGTCAATGTTTGACAGATTCATAACGTGGAGGCTTATCTAATGCCCATAAAAGAGTTTAAGTGTCTTGAATGCGGTAAAATCAGCGAATTGCTGGTTGATATTGGCCGTAATTCCGACCCCAAGGCTTGTAGGTCCTGCGGGTCAAGTCAATTACAAGGTATACTGTCCGCCCCCGCGCTTCCTACTGTAAATTCCGACCACATGGGTTCTCACGGTAGCTGTTGTGGATCCAATCCATCCACGCAGAATTGTACGCCGGGAAGTTGTTGCGGCGGAAATTTTACATCCAGGTAACACGGGGAACCTCAATGAGATCTGAGAACGATATTTTTGATGATATAGAAGGACTAGTCCTTAAAGACGCAGCTAAGCTTTATTCTCCTATTGTTATTGATCATTTCAACAATCCCAGGAATTTTGGCTCCCTGGATGACGCTGACGCATACACTTTCATGAGCGGAATGTGCGGAGACACTATCGGAATTTTCGTGAATATGGCCGGACCCACAATCTCCAAGATAGGATTTGTGACAAATGGATGCGGCCCTACCATTGCCTGCGCCAGCGCCTTGACCTGTATGGCCGAAGGCAAGGCGCCTGAAGACGCCGGCAAAATTACATCTGAACAGTTGATGGAATTTCTCGGGGGTCTCCCTAGAGAACACACTCATTGCGCAGACCTCGCTGTAAACACACTACGAGGCGCTCTGGCAAAGTTAGGATGAACGTGGAAGAAAATAAATCCGCAAGGGCTTGTATTGTTGTTGATGGAACGTACGATTCTTCCGGAATTATTAGTCTCTTGAGATCTTTTCAAATAGTTTCGGAGGTTTTTCATTCGTCTGATCAAGCGCTCCTAAAACATAAACAGGGGCCTTTTGACATCGTTATAGTTCACGATGACCCTTCAACAGGGCAGGGATTAAAATTAGTCGAAGAATTTTTGAAGATAGATTGGATGACTTCCATCATAGTGATTTGTGATCAGGAAGAGTCTATTATTCATGACCGGGCGGAAGGCTTGGGTATATTAGGTCATATTAGAAAATCGGACGATTTGGAATCTCTTGCCCAATTGTTGACAAAGTTCAAAAAAATCTCGCCAATTTACTCGTAACATAGCAGCGCAGGCTGTAAACCCCCTGCGCTGTATAAAACCTTAAAACATGTCATCCCCCGTCAGAAGCGGCGCCCGGATTCTTTTGTCGCGTCGTTCGATGTAAATCCCAAGTCTACTTCATCAACTAAATTCCCCTCCAGATGATGGAATTCTACCAGGAATGAGAGATGGCGCACACCTCGCAGGCCGCCATACATGGAAGGACAGGTCTATTGTCTCCAGACGGCTTGCAGGGACTACATTCGTATTTGAGTTTCTTATTTTCCCCAGGGACAACTATTGCCAATGGTTCCTCATTCATCGGATCATTCGGGTCTTCGTTAACTACCTGAAAAATTCGGGCTGGACAGGCCTCGACGCATGCGCCACAGGCATTGCACCTGTCAGTGTCTATGGTTATGAAATAGTTTCCCGACCCGTCGCTATATCCGTAGTTAGCTAACATCCTAATTTCCTATGGGGTGGAAGTCCTTCAAAATTTGAAGCGTAAAGAACGGTTAGACCAGGTGACGCCCTTACAGTTATTTTCCTTTACCCTTGCCTTTTTGACATAAAGCATAACCGAATAACGCTGCTCCGGCTGCCCCGGCCAACTGGGTATCCCATGTGGTCTTGAGCGGTTCCAATCCCATCTTTTTTGTCAATCTACCGACAACTCCGCTATTTTTGGCCATTCCACCGGTGATGGCAAATTCAGGTTCTACCCCTACCCTCTCCAGGAGTGAGTAAATTCGGTCTGCCATGGCAGAGCAATACGCGGCGAGAACCTCGTTTGTGCTTAGACCTTTTCTCAGGAGACCGGTAGCCTCGGATTTTGCGTAAACTACGCAAGTGCTGGAAACCGCCGGAGGTTCTTTATCTACCTGGTAGGATCGTTCGCCCACTTCTCCGATGGGAACGGATAGCAGGTCCGCAAAAACTTCCATGCCTCGGCCGGTCCCAGCCGCGCATTTGTCGTTCATCAGGAAATTTGTGACTTTCCCCTTTTCATCGCAGCGAATCGCCTTGATGTCCTGCCCACCAACATCCAAAACTGTACGAACAGTGGGACCGTAAAAGAAGTTTGCGCCCCGGGCGTGACACGCGATTTCCGTTACGGTTCTGTCGGCCATAGGTACATTAACTCGACCATAACCCGTGCCGATACAATAGCCAAGCTTGTCTTCGGTCAAAGTGGTCTTCTCTAGAGCGAATTTCAAAGCGCTTCTTGCGCTGTTGGGGCT from Desulfomonilaceae bacterium encodes the following:
- a CDS encoding Mrp/NBP35 family ATP-binding protein — protein: MSEKVECSSDATCGTCGSASSCDSAAQAKHAEEILQTTLSKIKYRIAVMSGKGGVGKSTVAVNLAVALARSGRSVGLFDADVHGPNVPKMLGLNASVPSMGPNGLVPVQAGENLKVISMAFMLDNPDTPVVWRGPMKHSLFQQFLSDVDWGPLDYLVVDLPPGTGDEPLSIAQLLGQPLWAIIVTTPQEVALLDSRKSVIFARTLEMKTLGIVENMSGLVCPHCKGVVDLFKTGGGAKAATELGVPLLGVIPIDPQIVTGGDAGITIESADPTGSSAEAFRELARKVETEIWRG
- the bzdQ gene encoding benzoyl-CoA reductase, bzd-type, subunit Q; translation: MSAEKKAEFWRWAEANWVNPDIRWEDAQFITLGIDVGSVSSQAVIMADAEMYAYGNMRTGSDSPNSARSALKFALEKTTLTEDKLGYCIGTGYGRVNVPMADRTVTEIACHARGANFFYGPTVRTVLDVGGQDIKAIRCDEKGKVTNFLMNDKCAAGTGRGMEVFADLLSVPIGEVGERSYQVDKEPPAVSSTCVVYAKSEATGLLRKGLSTNEVLAAYCSAMADRIYSLLERVGVEPEFAITGGMAKNSGVVGRLTKKMGLEPLKTTWDTQLAGAAGAALFGYALCQKGKGKGK
- a CDS encoding 4Fe-4S binding protein; translation: MKEVTVISGKGGTGKTSITASFAFLAKNRVLADCDVDAADLHVVTQPEIIHQEDFFGGKKAVIDLDKCSLCGICKENCRYSAISSSFVVDQTACEGCALCHYLCPESAIAMKETLNGKWFISNTRFGPMVHANLIPGEENSGKLVALVRNQAKMIAEERNMDIVIVDGAPGVGCPVISSITGVDHVLVVTEPTMSGLHDMKRAAELVRNFNIPISLVINKWDIHPGMTLKIEEFAKSENISLAGKIPYDRAVTDSMVRRRTVVEEGPGPASDAIVEVWENLNQRIWQ
- a CDS encoding NifB/NifX family molybdenum-iron cluster-binding protein produces the protein MARESVAVPSMNPGGLDAPRSGHFGHCDVFTLVHVEDGAIKEVSIVENPPHVQGGCFAPVNTLHQSGANALIVGGIGMRPLMGFKEVGIDVYYGPEGETVGSVIGQLLEGKLQIIAPNQVCGGGGA
- a CDS encoding ATP-binding protein; the encoded protein is MIVAVASGKGGTGKTTVATSLAMVLGNRAQILDCDVEEPNCHILLKPTILTTDAVNLPVPSVDLQKCTLCGKCGEVCQFSAIVPIGKTVIAFPELCHGCGACSMLCPEKAIQEVPRNLGVVETGMAGPLEFVQGRIRIGEAMAPPLIRAVKTQISGDKFAILDAPPGASCPVITTVKGSDFVIMVTEPTPFGLNDLEIAVEAIQGLGIPMGIVINRSDIGDSGVKDFCRNKGLPLLMEIPHHRRIAEGYAKGAPLIESMPEYADKFKKLTDDISMIIGIPSKGSSL
- a CDS encoding iron-sulfur cluster assembly protein, translated to MGRELLENDVKTALTKIIDPETRLSIMRMGIIKGVSVNDIGAVTVIFRPSSPNCPMAYALAGAIKNTIESIPGVKSLFISVENFSKAKHLEEVVNV
- a CDS encoding 4Fe-4S binding protein; this encodes MLANYGYSDGSGNYFITIDTDRCNACGACVEACPARIFQVVNEDPNDPMNEEPLAIVVPGENKKLKYECSPCKPSGDNRPVLPCMAACEVCAISHSW
- a CDS encoding iron-sulfur cluster assembly scaffold protein, which gives rise to MRSENDIFDDIEGLVLKDAAKLYSPIVIDHFNNPRNFGSLDDADAYTFMSGMCGDTIGIFVNMAGPTISKIGFVTNGCGPTIACASALTCMAEGKAPEDAGKITSEQLMEFLGGLPREHTHCADLAVNTLRGALAKLG
- a CDS encoding NifB/NifX family molybdenum-iron cluster-binding protein: MKIAVTSTGKTIESSIDPRFGRAPFILIVDDDCNLIEAIDNSTNVNAMRGAGIQAAKTIADRKVDLLLTGRCGPNAFTTLEAAGIKVGVEQSGTVREAVERLKRNDVPLADKPNAEAHW